In one Thermanaerovibrio velox DSM 12556 genomic region, the following are encoded:
- a CDS encoding 2-oxoacid:acceptor oxidoreductase family protein yields the protein MNTRMIFAGFGGQGVMLMGQIISLAGMLEGKHVTWMPSYGPEMRGGTANCTVVISDEPVASPVTNDAEVVVAMNIPSLAKFEPAVTPKGYLLINQSVVDREPKRGDIASIKVPCNEIADQLGNLKVANMVMLGAVAGATGVVSMDSIVKALEKKLSAGGKTSLIEVNKNAIERGYQMAKEAVSA from the coding sequence ATGAACACTCGGATGATCTTCGCTGGATTCGGAGGCCAGGGAGTCATGCTGATGGGACAGATAATATCCCTGGCGGGTATGCTTGAGGGGAAACACGTGACCTGGATGCCTTCCTACGGCCCTGAGATGCGCGGCGGCACCGCCAACTGTACGGTGGTGATAAGCGATGAGCCGGTGGCTTCTCCGGTCACCAACGATGCAGAGGTGGTGGTGGCGATGAACATCCCCTCCCTCGCCAAGTTTGAGCCTGCGGTCACCCCCAAGGGATATCTTCTGATCAACCAGTCAGTTGTGGATCGGGAACCTAAGAGGGGGGACATCGCATCCATAAAGGTCCCCTGCAATGAAATAGCGGACCAGCTGGGGAACCTCAAGGTGGCCAACATGGTGATGCTTGGAGCCGTGGCAGGAGCAACCGGCGTGGTCTCCATGGACAGCATAGTCAAGGCCCTGGAGAAAAAGCTATCCGCCGGCGGCAAGACCTCGCTAATAGAGGTGAACAAGAACGCCATAGAGCGGGGTTACCAGATGGCCAAGGAAGCGGTTTCCGCTTAA
- a CDS encoding L,D-transpeptidase, translated as MRKIAALLAAALVMISAATAQARPFTVEDDEYWIKIDKAKLRLYLMKGDEPFKSFPVAIGRGKGDVKKDRLDLITPVGVFKVRRILQDARNLVFDPAWFNEPGEPQKGVYGSKLISFYNPWQIAIHGTNSPGSIGKRVTHGCIRMRNRDIEKLVAYIAPGTKIWITPGEVKNGDQPKGDKAIKAPEGTWNGKGAEARAGKVRRNTESAKAPSPEPITMTPQDQDADNNNSSGTQDAPNGTEDPRITPSRGSKDGKKEYL; from the coding sequence TTGAGGAAGATTGCTGCCCTTTTAGCTGCAGCGCTGGTTATGATCTCCGCTGCGACGGCCCAAGCAAGACCCTTCACCGTCGAGGATGACGAGTACTGGATCAAGATAGACAAGGCAAAGCTAAGGCTCTACCTCATGAAAGGGGACGAGCCTTTTAAGTCCTTCCCTGTGGCAATAGGGAGAGGCAAGGGGGACGTAAAGAAGGATCGCCTGGACCTCATAACTCCCGTGGGGGTTTTCAAGGTTCGCCGAATCCTACAGGATGCCAGGAACCTGGTCTTCGATCCTGCGTGGTTCAATGAGCCCGGGGAACCGCAGAAGGGCGTTTACGGCAGCAAGCTCATATCCTTCTACAACCCATGGCAGATAGCCATACACGGCACGAACAGTCCTGGCTCAATAGGCAAGAGGGTCACCCACGGCTGCATAAGGATGAGGAACCGGGACATAGAGAAGCTGGTGGCCTACATAGCCCCGGGCACCAAGATATGGATAACCCCGGGGGAAGTAAAAAACGGTGATCAGCCAAAAGGGGATAAGGCGATCAAGGCACCGGAAGGGACTTGGAACGGCAAGGGCGCGGAGGCAAGGGCTGGAAAGGTCAGACGCAACACAGAGAGCGCAAAGGCCCCCTCACCAGAGCCCATCACCATGACCCCGCAGGATCAGGATGCGGATAACAACAATTCCTCGGGAACCCAAGACGCCCCCAATGGGACTGAAGACCCGCGCATCACCCCCTCCCGGGGCAGCAAGGACGGCAAGAAGGAGTATCTGTAG
- a CDS encoding type III PLP-dependent enzyme has translation MKTPIYTFDLDRYFTPDRFERIKAFAAQKETPCLVVDISKVVERYDEIKREMGFATCYYAVKANPHEQVVRALADRGSHFDVASIYELDQLLSMGIEPERISYGNTIKKAGDIAYAYSKGVRVFATDCESDLRKIAENAPGSKVFYRILSDCSGADWPLSRKFGTHPDSIYRLIGLSKRLAVEPYGLSFHVGSQQRDIGQWGFLISTCKYLFDSAREFDVELKMINLGGGLPAQYLEPTAPLSVYASEIKRFLREDFGEQLPEIWIEPGRGMVGDAGVLVCEVVMISKKSQTNPYSWVYLDAGKFGGLIETLDEAIKYPIYVDKKGPSQKVILAGPTCDSVDILYEHFKYELPVSLAEGDRVYFLTTGAYTASYCSVNFNGFPPIKTYVFEG, from the coding sequence TTGAAGACACCCATCTACACCTTTGACCTGGACAGATACTTCACTCCGGACAGGTTCGAGAGGATTAAGGCCTTCGCCGCCCAGAAGGAGACACCTTGCTTAGTGGTGGACATTTCCAAGGTGGTGGAAAGGTACGACGAGATAAAACGAGAGATGGGCTTTGCGACGTGCTACTATGCGGTTAAGGCCAACCCCCACGAACAGGTGGTTAGGGCCCTTGCAGACCGGGGCAGTCATTTCGATGTGGCCTCCATATACGAGCTGGACCAGCTCCTTTCCATGGGTATAGAACCGGAGAGGATAAGCTACGGCAACACGATCAAAAAGGCCGGGGACATAGCCTATGCGTACTCCAAAGGGGTCCGGGTGTTCGCCACGGACTGTGAATCGGATCTTAGGAAGATAGCGGAAAACGCACCGGGGTCCAAGGTGTTCTACCGGATCCTGTCGGACTGCAGCGGGGCGGACTGGCCTCTTTCGAGGAAGTTTGGGACCCATCCGGACTCCATATATCGCTTAATAGGGCTATCTAAGAGGCTGGCGGTTGAGCCGTATGGTCTTTCGTTCCACGTGGGATCCCAACAGAGGGACATAGGTCAGTGGGGATTCCTCATATCTACTTGTAAGTATCTGTTCGACTCCGCCAGAGAGTTCGACGTGGAGCTCAAGATGATCAACCTGGGGGGAGGACTGCCCGCCCAGTATCTGGAGCCCACGGCACCGCTGTCCGTTTACGCCTCTGAGATAAAGCGCTTCCTAAGGGAGGATTTTGGGGAGCAGCTACCGGAGATATGGATAGAACCGGGCCGGGGTATGGTGGGGGACGCGGGGGTACTGGTCTGCGAGGTGGTGATGATCTCTAAGAAGTCCCAGACAAACCCATACAGCTGGGTCTACCTGGACGCTGGCAAGTTCGGAGGCCTGATAGAGACCCTGGACGAGGCCATAAAATACCCCATATACGTGGATAAAAAGGGACCCAGCCAGAAGGTAATACTGGCAGGCCCCACCTGCGACAGCGTGGACATCCTATACGAGCACTTCAAGTACGAGCTGCCGGTGAGCCTGGCGGAGGGAGACAGGGTTTACTTCCTCACCACCGGTGCTTACACCGCCAGCTACTGCTCCGTCAACTTCAACGGGTTCCCCCCGATTAAAACTTACGTGTTCGAGGGGTAG
- the buk gene encoding butyrate kinase: MKILVINPGSTSTKVAVFNGEDLMASKTLRHSSEELSPFKKLTDQFEFRTRIIEGFLEECNVNPKDLAAVVGRGGLLDPISSGGTYKVTEDMLEDLKAGKNGEHASNLGALIAYQFTKSFGVPSFIVDPVVVDEMEDLARYSGHPMFKRRSIFHALNQKATARGAAEKLGKAYEEVNLVVVHMGGGISVGAHRKGRVVNVNNALDGDGPFTPERSGTLPLTQLIDLCYSGKYTLDQMKKKIKGSGGMVDYLGTNDGMEVAKRIEQGDKEALLVYKAMAYQTAKWIGKMAAVLKGQVDGIVLTGGLAYDKDYMVPWIKEMVEFIAPVFVFPGGDEERALAMGGLRVLKGEETPKVYSQMKLQG; the protein is encoded by the coding sequence ATGAAGATACTGGTCATAAATCCCGGTTCCACTAGCACCAAGGTGGCGGTTTTCAACGGAGAAGACCTCATGGCCTCCAAGACCCTCCGCCACTCATCGGAGGAGCTGAGCCCCTTCAAGAAGCTCACGGATCAGTTCGAGTTCAGGACCCGGATAATAGAGGGCTTCCTGGAGGAGTGCAACGTCAACCCCAAGGACCTAGCGGCGGTGGTGGGCAGAGGGGGGCTTCTAGATCCCATATCCTCCGGAGGTACCTATAAGGTCACCGAGGACATGCTGGAGGACCTCAAGGCTGGGAAGAACGGAGAACACGCATCAAACCTGGGGGCCCTCATCGCCTATCAGTTCACCAAATCCTTTGGGGTTCCCTCCTTCATAGTGGACCCGGTGGTGGTGGACGAGATGGAGGATCTGGCCCGTTACTCCGGACACCCCATGTTCAAGAGGCGTTCCATATTCCATGCCCTCAACCAGAAGGCCACCGCCAGGGGTGCGGCGGAGAAGCTCGGCAAGGCTTACGAAGAGGTCAACCTGGTGGTGGTTCACATGGGAGGGGGCATATCCGTGGGGGCCCACCGGAAAGGACGGGTTGTGAACGTGAACAACGCGCTGGACGGTGACGGGCCTTTCACGCCGGAGCGCAGCGGGACGCTGCCGCTGACCCAGCTCATAGACCTTTGCTACAGCGGCAAGTACACCTTGGATCAGATGAAGAAGAAGATAAAGGGCTCGGGCGGCATGGTGGACTACCTGGGGACCAACGACGGCATGGAGGTGGCAAAGCGTATAGAACAGGGGGACAAGGAAGCCCTCCTGGTCTACAAGGCCATGGCGTACCAGACCGCCAAGTGGATTGGCAAGATGGCAGCAGTCCTCAAGGGTCAGGTGGACGGCATAGTCCTGACCGGCGGACTTGCTTACGACAAAGACTACATGGTCCCCTGGATAAAGGAGATGGTGGAGTTCATAGCCCCGGTGTTCGTCTTCCCCGGCGGCGATGAGGAGAGGGCCCTCGCAATGGGTGGGTTAAGGGTTCTTAAGGGGGAGGAGACCCCCAAGGTCTACTCCCAGATGAAGCTGCAAGGCTAG
- a CDS encoding stage V sporulation protein S, giving the protein MEVLKVSGNSQPKSVAGAIAAVLRESGSVEVQAVGAGAVNQAVKSIAIARGYVAPNGIDLICIPAFARIEIDNEERTAIKFLLESR; this is encoded by the coding sequence ATGGAAGTTCTTAAGGTCTCAGGAAACTCCCAGCCGAAGTCCGTGGCTGGTGCCATTGCGGCGGTTCTTCGGGAGTCCGGTTCCGTTGAGGTCCAGGCAGTGGGAGCTGGGGCGGTTAACCAGGCGGTGAAGTCCATAGCCATCGCCCGGGGTTACGTGGCCCCCAACGGGATTGACCTGATATGCATTCCCGCCTTCGCCAGGATAGAGATAGACAACGAGGAGAGGACCGCCATCAAGTTCCTCCTGGAGTCCCGTTAA
- a CDS encoding amino acid ABC transporter ATP-binding protein: protein MNGRAQPLVVVENLCKGFEDGEVLNNINLTIEEGDLVSIIGPSGCGKSTLLRCLNCLEIMDRGRLTVCGHTLERDGSEKGYGKDTLMKAHEIRKEVGMVFQSFTLFPHKTVLENVMLAPMVVKGEDRDVAEARAVELLKKVGLGDRMNRYPSTLSGGQTQRAAIARALAMNPRVMLYDEPTSALDPELVGEVLQVMRDLDAEGMTQIIVTHEMRFAKDASDYVVFMDRGEIVEIEDGEILFSSPKNERTREFLRHLVGTGIA from the coding sequence ATGAACGGAAGGGCTCAACCCCTTGTGGTGGTGGAAAACCTCTGCAAGGGATTTGAAGATGGAGAGGTGCTCAACAACATAAACCTCACCATAGAGGAAGGGGACCTGGTATCCATAATAGGCCCGTCGGGCTGTGGGAAGTCCACTCTTTTGAGGTGTCTTAACTGTCTTGAGATCATGGATCGAGGACGCCTTACGGTGTGCGGTCACACCTTAGAACGGGACGGCAGCGAAAAGGGCTACGGCAAGGATACTCTCATGAAGGCCCATGAGATCCGGAAAGAGGTGGGGATGGTGTTTCAGTCCTTCACCCTCTTCCCCCACAAGACGGTGCTGGAGAACGTAATGCTGGCCCCCATGGTGGTCAAGGGGGAGGATCGGGACGTTGCGGAGGCCAGGGCAGTGGAGCTTCTCAAGAAAGTGGGGCTTGGGGACCGGATGAACCGATACCCCTCAACCCTTTCGGGGGGACAAACCCAGCGGGCCGCCATAGCAAGGGCCCTGGCGATGAACCCAAGGGTCATGCTTTACGATGAACCCACATCAGCCCTGGACCCGGAGCTTGTTGGAGAGGTCCTTCAGGTCATGAGGGACCTGGACGCGGAGGGGATGACTCAGATAATAGTCACCCACGAGATGCGGTTCGCCAAGGACGCCTCGGATTACGTGGTATTCATGGACCGGGGGGAGATCGTAGAGATAGAGGACGGAGAGATCCTCTTCTCCTCCCCGAAGAACGAACGCACCAGGGAGTTCTTGAGACACCTGGTGGGGACGGGGATAGCGTGA
- a CDS encoding thiamine pyrophosphate-dependent enzyme codes for MTFQVVMKRPESLTMKEFTYCPGCTHGVIHRLVAEVLDELGIREKTITVAPIGCSVFAYEFFDTDGTIAAHGRAPAVATGIKRARPDLYVFTYQGDGDLAAIGTAEIIHAANRGEKMTTIFVNNAIYGMTGGQMAPTTLLGMKSTTTPYGRKAENDGFPLRVSEVIKETRGVAYLARTKVNTPQDVRKTKDAIRKAFLAQVRGLGFGMVEVLSTCPTNWGMDPVKSLKWLEENMVPEYPLGVFVDKVGE; via the coding sequence ATGACTTTTCAGGTTGTTATGAAGAGGCCCGAGAGCCTCACCATGAAGGAGTTCACCTACTGTCCAGGCTGCACCCACGGGGTTATCCATCGGCTGGTGGCAGAGGTTCTGGATGAGCTTGGCATAAGGGAGAAGACCATAACGGTGGCCCCCATCGGCTGTTCCGTCTTCGCCTACGAGTTCTTCGACACCGACGGGACCATAGCGGCCCACGGGCGGGCCCCCGCAGTGGCCACGGGCATAAAGAGGGCCAGGCCGGATCTCTACGTGTTTACCTACCAGGGAGACGGTGACCTGGCGGCAATAGGCACCGCAGAAATAATCCACGCGGCAAATCGTGGCGAGAAGATGACCACCATATTCGTGAACAACGCCATATATGGGATGACCGGTGGACAGATGGCCCCCACCACCCTGCTGGGCATGAAGAGCACCACAACCCCCTACGGCAGGAAGGCGGAGAACGATGGGTTCCCCTTAAGGGTTTCGGAGGTCATAAAGGAGACCAGGGGGGTGGCTTACCTCGCCAGGACTAAGGTGAACACCCCTCAGGACGTGCGCAAGACCAAGGACGCCATAAGAAAGGCCTTCCTCGCCCAGGTAAGGGGGCTTGGCTTCGGCATGGTGGAAGTGCTCTCCACCTGCCCCACCAACTGGGGGATGGATCCCGTCAAGTCGCTCAAGTGGCTTGAGGAGAACATGGTTCCCGAGTATCCCTTGGGAGTATTCGTGGACAAGGTGGGTGAATAA
- a CDS encoding 4Fe-4S dicluster domain-containing protein — MAKAKGKIEVDQERCKGCGLCVSVCPMKVIEFGDNFNAKGYHPAEAKHLDKCIGCGFCYNICPDVCITVYKEVAENA, encoded by the coding sequence ATGGCAAAGGCCAAGGGGAAGATCGAAGTTGATCAGGAGAGGTGTAAGGGTTGCGGCCTATGCGTAAGCGTATGCCCCATGAAGGTCATCGAGTTCGGTGATAACTTCAATGCAAAGGGGTACCATCCCGCAGAGGCTAAGCACCTGGACAAGTGCATAGGATGCGGATTCTGCTACAACATCTGTCCCGACGTCTGCATAACCGTGTACAAGGAAGTGGCGGAGAACGCATAA
- a CDS encoding 3-methyl-2-oxobutanoate dehydrogenase subunit VorB, with amino-acid sequence MAERVLVKGTEAMGEAAVRAGCRLFFGYPITPQNELPEYMSKRMPEVNGTFLQTESEVATINMVYGAACTGTRVMTSTSSPGYSLMQEGVSYMACAELPAVLVNVVRGGPGLGDIQPSQGDYWQATKGGGHGDYKLIVLAPSTVQEAVDLTVLAFDLADKYRNPTLIVADGVIGQIMEPVTFPDFRDISSLPTHDTWALTGTSGRQKRIVAPFDLDPYRLEQMNLALVAKYEQMERDEVRWEEYMLEDAEVMITAFGTVARIAKSVVDQARSRGIKAGLFRPITLWPFPYKRLEELAKGKKLILDAELNMGQMLEDVKMAVKDHAPVEFFKRMGGIVPTPDEILNALNSKLGR; translated from the coding sequence ATGGCCGAGAGAGTTTTGGTAAAGGGAACTGAAGCCATGGGGGAGGCCGCCGTTAGGGCAGGCTGCAGGTTGTTCTTCGGCTACCCCATAACACCCCAGAACGAGCTTCCGGAGTACATGTCCAAGCGGATGCCAGAGGTTAACGGCACCTTCCTCCAGACCGAGAGCGAGGTAGCCACGATAAACATGGTCTACGGTGCCGCCTGCACCGGCACCAGGGTGATGACGTCCACCTCTTCGCCGGGCTACAGCCTGATGCAGGAGGGGGTTTCTTACATGGCCTGCGCGGAGCTTCCGGCGGTGCTGGTAAACGTGGTTCGTGGAGGCCCGGGCCTTGGGGACATTCAGCCCTCCCAGGGAGACTACTGGCAGGCCACCAAGGGCGGTGGGCATGGGGACTACAAGCTGATAGTGCTGGCTCCCTCCACCGTGCAGGAGGCAGTGGACCTCACGGTGCTGGCCTTCGATCTGGCGGATAAGTACCGGAACCCGACGCTGATAGTAGCCGACGGGGTCATAGGGCAGATAATGGAGCCGGTCACCTTCCCGGACTTCAGGGACATCTCTTCCCTCCCAACTCACGACACCTGGGCCCTCACTGGCACATCTGGAAGGCAAAAGAGGATCGTAGCCCCCTTTGACCTCGATCCCTACAGGCTGGAGCAGATGAACCTGGCGTTGGTGGCCAAGTACGAGCAGATGGAAAGGGACGAGGTTCGCTGGGAGGAGTACATGCTGGAGGACGCGGAGGTCATGATAACCGCGTTCGGCACCGTGGCGAGGATCGCCAAGAGCGTGGTTGACCAAGCTCGCTCCCGCGGGATAAAGGCAGGGCTCTTCCGCCCTATAACCCTCTGGCCCTTCCCCTATAAGCGGCTTGAGGAGCTCGCCAAGGGCAAGAAGCTGATCCTCGATGCGGAACTCAACATGGGACAGATGCTGGAGGACGTGAAGATGGCAGTGAAGGACCACGCCCCGGTGGAGTTCTTCAAGCGGATGGGCGGGATAGTGCCCACCCCCGATGAGATCCTGAACGCTCTAAACTCAAAGCTGGGGAGGTAA
- a CDS encoding metal-dependent hydrolase: MLSVRFLGHAAFYLEGDSFSALVDPFISGNPAAKGAEGIRPQWIFVTHGHGDHLGDTVDIARESGATVVCNYELSLILARRGVRTMGMYFAGRTPMPFGSVRMVKALHGSGVDLGDTVAYGGLACGFVIEACGVRVYHAGDTGLTADMGLLAQEGIDLALLPIGGFYVMDCEDAARAVSMIKPKKVVPMHYDTFPPIKADPKRFSQLVGDEAETVILSPGESLTIG; the protein is encoded by the coding sequence TTGCTTTCCGTCAGGTTTCTTGGACATGCGGCCTTTTACCTGGAGGGGGACTCCTTCAGCGCCCTGGTGGATCCCTTCATAAGCGGTAACCCCGCGGCCAAAGGGGCTGAAGGGATAAGACCGCAGTGGATCTTCGTGACCCACGGTCATGGGGATCACCTGGGGGATACGGTGGACATCGCAAGGGAATCCGGGGCTACGGTGGTGTGCAACTACGAGCTGTCCCTAATCCTTGCCCGCCGGGGGGTGAGGACCATGGGGATGTACTTCGCCGGTAGGACCCCTATGCCCTTCGGCAGCGTCCGCATGGTCAAGGCCCTTCACGGCTCCGGGGTGGACCTGGGGGATACAGTGGCCTATGGTGGGCTTGCCTGCGGCTTCGTGATAGAGGCCTGCGGGGTAAGGGTTTACCACGCCGGGGACACCGGGCTTACCGCAGACATGGGGCTTTTGGCTCAGGAGGGCATAGATCTGGCCTTGTTGCCCATCGGGGGCTTCTATGTGATGGATTGTGAAGATGCCGCCAGGGCGGTGAGCATGATAAAGCCCAAGAAGGTGGTCCCCATGCACTATGACACCTTCCCCCCAATAAAAGCGGATCCTAAAAGGTTTTCCCAGCTCGTGGGGGATGAGGCGGAGACCGTGATACTGTCTCCGGGGGAGTCTTTGACGATAGGGTAA
- the aspS gene encoding aspartate--tRNA ligase, producing the protein MSVSEGLFGEAWKRTVKCGEVGLPLSGKPVVLNGWLRRRRDLGGIIFLELWDYTGLVQVVINPEVAPLAHEKAKDVRSEYVLAVKGRVSPRPEGTENPDMPTGQVEVVAEDIQVLAPSKPLPFEINEADRVDENLRLKHRFLDLRRDRMQHNLRVRSAAALFTRSYFSENGFLEVETPMLTKSTPEGARDFLVPSRVNPGKFFALPQSPQIFKQILMVSGCDRYFQIVKCFRDEDLRADRQPEFTQVDLEMSFITEEDVFSLLEGYVKGLFSHVLGEDIPTPFKRITWREAMDLYGSDKPDLRIPSHMVDLSSVMAFEGSPLKSLVEEGGTVKGLRLQGGAKLSRKDVSNLEARAVELGAKGLAVIQRTQEGLKGPFVKGMDEGAREKLLEVSALEEGDALLVLADKSWRLACEVLGTIRLEVSRSLGLVEDGWRFLWVVDFPLFEWDEEQGRCVSVHHPFTSPKLDDLEKLESDPLSVRSRAYDLVLNGSEVGGGSIRIHHPAVQEKVFKVLGFSEEQLRDRFGFLLDALSYGTPPHGGLAVGFDRLVMMLCGAKSIREVMAFPKTQRAQCLLSGAPSWVDKSQLDELYIASTFKEDNPAD; encoded by the coding sequence ATGTCCGTTTCAGAGGGCCTCTTCGGGGAGGCTTGGAAGAGGACCGTTAAGTGCGGTGAGGTAGGGCTGCCGCTGTCTGGCAAACCCGTGGTGTTAAACGGATGGCTCAGGCGCCGCAGGGACCTGGGGGGGATCATATTCCTTGAGCTGTGGGACTATACCGGTCTTGTCCAGGTGGTGATAAACCCCGAGGTGGCCCCATTGGCCCATGAGAAGGCCAAGGACGTGCGCAGCGAGTACGTCCTCGCGGTGAAGGGGCGCGTCAGCCCGCGGCCCGAGGGCACCGAGAATCCCGACATGCCCACCGGGCAGGTGGAGGTTGTGGCGGAGGACATCCAGGTGCTGGCTCCCTCCAAGCCGCTTCCCTTCGAGATCAACGAGGCGGACAGGGTTGACGAGAACCTGCGGCTTAAGCACCGCTTCCTGGATCTGAGGCGCGATAGGATGCAGCATAACCTCAGGGTTCGCAGCGCCGCCGCGCTCTTCACCCGGAGCTACTTCTCCGAGAATGGCTTCCTTGAGGTGGAGACCCCAATGCTCACCAAGTCTACCCCGGAGGGGGCGAGGGACTTTTTGGTGCCCAGCAGGGTAAACCCCGGCAAGTTCTTTGCCCTTCCCCAGTCCCCTCAGATATTCAAGCAGATCCTCATGGTCTCTGGCTGCGACCGGTACTTCCAGATAGTCAAGTGTTTCCGGGATGAGGACTTGAGGGCGGACCGCCAGCCGGAGTTCACCCAGGTGGACCTGGAGATGAGCTTCATCACCGAGGAGGACGTGTTCTCACTGCTCGAGGGTTACGTGAAGGGGCTGTTCTCTCACGTGTTGGGGGAGGATATACCAACTCCGTTCAAGAGGATCACATGGCGGGAGGCCATGGACCTTTACGGAAGTGACAAGCCGGACCTTAGAATACCGTCCCATATGGTGGATCTATCGTCCGTCATGGCTTTTGAGGGCTCTCCCTTGAAGAGTCTGGTGGAGGAAGGGGGTACGGTTAAAGGGCTGAGACTCCAAGGGGGTGCCAAGCTCTCCAGGAAGGACGTGTCCAACCTGGAGGCCAGGGCTGTGGAGCTGGGGGCCAAGGGATTGGCGGTCATACAGCGGACCCAGGAGGGGCTTAAAGGGCCCTTCGTCAAGGGGATGGACGAGGGGGCAAGAGAGAAGTTGCTGGAGGTATCCGCATTGGAGGAGGGAGATGCCCTCCTGGTCTTGGCGGATAAGTCCTGGCGTTTGGCCTGTGAGGTCCTAGGTACCATAAGGCTTGAAGTCTCCCGCTCCCTTGGATTGGTGGAGGATGGGTGGCGTTTCCTTTGGGTGGTGGACTTCCCGCTTTTCGAGTGGGATGAGGAGCAGGGCCGTTGCGTCTCGGTGCATCATCCGTTTACCTCCCCCAAGCTGGATGACCTGGAGAAGCTGGAGTCCGATCCCCTTTCTGTCAGGTCCAGGGCTTACGATCTGGTGCTTAACGGAAGCGAAGTTGGGGGCGGGTCCATTAGGATACATCACCCGGCGGTGCAGGAGAAGGTGTTCAAGGTGTTGGGCTTCTCGGAGGAGCAGCTGAGGGATCGGTTCGGTTTCCTGTTGGATGCCCTGTCCTATGGGACGCCTCCCCACGGTGGGCTTGCCGTTGGGTTTGACCGACTGGTTATGATGCTCTGTGGGGCTAAGTCCATAAGGGAGGTAATGGCCTTCCCCAAGACCCAAAGGGCCCAGTGCCTGCTCTCTGGGGCTCCCTCTTGGGTGGACAAGTCCCAGCTGGATGAGCTTTACATAGCCAGCACGTTTAAGGAGGACAACCCAGCGGATTGA
- a CDS encoding MurR/RpiR family transcriptional regulator translates to MDSAQLQALMMERVEAMPNKARRVVEYLLSNMREAAFRSIGDVAEDLNVSKAQLVRVARMLGFDGYSELKDALQKAILEQVNPAAMLAKVSSSEESLPDTIYRMEHANLDDTWSQMSASSVSVFCDMVQRARNIYCIGWGISSMVAESLQVRLRVMNLNSFLLKRGTLTLHEQVRVAGKEDLLVVCELPSYVVEVTESVETAHNNGCKVISITDSPAAPVCRFAELSMYVSASSPTFGSSIIGPLFLVHVITSVLAIRMGDRAKKALEEQAKFLHDERIFHPVFGLRY, encoded by the coding sequence ATGGACAGTGCCCAGCTTCAGGCGCTGATGATGGAACGGGTGGAGGCCATGCCCAACAAGGCAAGGCGTGTAGTTGAATACCTGTTATCAAACATGCGGGAGGCGGCCTTCAGGTCCATAGGGGACGTGGCGGAGGATCTCAACGTCTCCAAGGCCCAGCTGGTTAGAGTTGCCCGGATGCTCGGTTTCGATGGCTACTCGGAGCTAAAGGACGCACTGCAGAAGGCCATCCTCGAACAGGTGAACCCCGCCGCCATGTTGGCCAAGGTATCCAGCTCGGAGGAGAGCCTTCCAGACACCATATACCGAATGGAGCATGCCAACTTAGACGACACCTGGTCCCAGATGTCCGCCTCAAGCGTGTCCGTTTTCTGCGATATGGTTCAGCGGGCACGAAACATATATTGCATAGGATGGGGCATATCCTCCATGGTGGCGGAGTCACTGCAGGTACGCCTTCGGGTAATGAACCTGAACTCCTTCCTGCTCAAGCGTGGAACCCTAACGCTGCATGAACAGGTACGGGTGGCAGGCAAGGAGGACCTTCTGGTGGTCTGCGAGCTCCCAAGCTACGTGGTGGAGGTAACCGAATCCGTGGAGACCGCCCATAACAATGGCTGCAAGGTCATCTCCATAACCGATAGCCCCGCAGCTCCGGTCTGCCGGTTCGCGGAGCTCTCAATGTACGTCTCCGCCTCCTCCCCCACCTTCGGGAGCAGCATCATAGGCCCCCTGTTCCTGGTACACGTGATAACCTCCGTCTTGGCAATCCGCATGGGAGACCGGGCAAAGAAAGCATTGGAGGAACAGGCCAAGTTCCTGCACGACGAGCGCATCTTCCATCCGGTCTTCGGCCTCAGGTACTGA